One window from the genome of Salmo salar chromosome ssa25, Ssal_v3.1, whole genome shotgun sequence encodes:
- the LOC123730509 gene encoding chromosome alignment-maintaining phosphoprotein 1-like produces MGWKAPTPTTIQEDGEGGVRVPPPTTIQEDRMRVTPSHHRPREDRRESGPPSTTIQEDMVGSTPPPHHCFTGWEPQSVLFEERVKPAPGNGNQHRNQEASAETSAPNRAQANPGDQTTSPTPKPGRSKPTHKTAQLQPAPGHRPSAGKPAPAAPTRNQRLTRNRADQENQHLKEPGNQHQHGTDREARPGPDATAGGNQTSAQERGRPGNPEASTWTGASPALKPAPKPAPKPAPGNQHQETSTWKPAKPALQTRPRKPAPELAPETSTWKPAPETQHLETSTGNHTMAPETSTKPAP; encoded by the exons ATGGGGTGGAAAGCCCCCACTCCCACCACCATACAGGAGGATGGG GAGGGTGGGGTGAGAGTGccccctcccaccaccatacAGGAGGATAGGATGAGAGTAACCCCCTCCCACCACCGCCCACGGGAGGATAGGAGAGAAAGTGGCCCCCCCTCCACCACCATACAGGAGGATATGGTGGGAAGCACCCCTCCACCTCACCACTGCTTCACAGGATGGG AACCACAATCTGTCCTGTTTGAAGAGAGGGTCAAACCAGCACCTGGAAACGGAAACCAGCACCGAAACCAGGAAGCCAGCGCCGAAACCAGCGCGCCCAACCGCGCGCAAGCCAACCCGGGCGACCAAACAACCAGCCCCACACCGAAACCCGGGCGGTCCAAACCGACGCACAAGACCGCCCAGCTACAACCGGCACCTGGACACCGCCCAAGCGCGGGAAAGCCAGCACCCGCAGCACCAACCCGGAACCAGCGCCTAACCAGGAACCGCGCAGACCAGGAGAACCAGCACCTGAAAGAGCCCGGGAACCAGCACCAGCACGGAACCGACCGGGAGGCCAGACCAGGACCAGACGCCACGGCGGGCGGAAACCAGACCAGCGCGCAGGAGCGGGGCAGACCAGGAAACCCGGAAGCCAGCACCTGGACGGGCGCAAGCCCAGCACTGAAACCAGCACCGAAACCAGCACCGAAACCAGCACCAGGAAACCAGCACCAGGAAACCAGCACCTGGAAACCAGCAAAACCAGCACTGCAAACCAGACCTAGAAAACCAGCACCCGAGCTAGCACCAGAAACCAGCACCTGGAAACCAGCACCTGAAACCCAGCACCTCGAAACCAGCACCGGAAACCACACTATGGCACCAGAAACCAGCACCAAACCAGCACCTTGA